The following nucleotide sequence is from Spirochaetota bacterium.
CGGGAAGCCGGCATCGACCGTCAGATCGAATGTCGCATCATCCGCATTCCATCCGACTATCGTCCCCTGTGTGAACGGCAAAGGATCGTAATCGACAGTAAGCCCGGCGAGCGCGATGTTTGAACACTCTTCGAAATAGAACACGCCCATACCTGGCTCGGTCTCGATCACTTTCGCATGCTCGCCGAGTATGGTGAAATTCGTCACGCCCCGGACATAGAAGGAAGCGGGACGCGTCGAAGGGCTCTCGTCATAACCGCGGGAGATCGCGGTTTTACCCGTGCGATACACACCCGTACCGAAACGGATGACAGCCCCCTTGCCGTATGCCTGTGCTGCTTGCATGGCTTTGGCTATCGCCGGACCATCATCGGCAATACCGTCCCCTCTCGCGCCAAAATCCGCAACGCTGAACGTCTTTACCTGAGCGTACATGGTGAATGCTGTCAATAGAACAAGAAACACACGCATAGGTTCTCCTTCCGCTTCATTCTAAGACCCGAACCAACCGGCGCACGACCACACCTTCACGATCATCTGTTCTCTATCACCGGAACCGATGCATCATCGAGCCGTATCCCGTTGATGACAATATCGGTATCACCCATATTCGTCAGCCGTATCACCGACGCAAGCGACGCATTGCTCCCTTTGACGGTGACATTGGACACGACAACGACGCTACCCCCATTGAACGTCAGGAATGAGTACGGACCGCCCGCCGCTCCGCCGCTCGGCACCACGATGCGATTATCAGCGAACAGCAGATATTTCCCGCGGGAACATCGGAACACCGTTTGCGCCGAACCGCTGAACACATTGTTCGTGACAATGATGTCATGGACATCGTAGCCTTCCGTCCACGATGCGAGCGCGATCATGCTGCCTATGAACGTGTTATTGCGGATGACGATGTTCCTTGACTGCGGCCCTTCAAGCACAGGATACGCCTGCGGCTTATCGGTATGCATCGTCACCGCGTACGACGATTGATTGCTCACATACGTATTCCATTCGATGACCGCGCCCTCGGTATGCGGCAGCGTTCTGAATGAATGGGCGATGTAATTCGAGCGCACGATGAGCGGGCTTCCGCAGGCGGACAGGTTATAGATGAAATCCGCTTTCGACACGTTCGTCTCTTTCGACTGGGCAATGATGCCGCTCACACCGCGTTCGAGATGCAGTGTATAGATGAGCGGCGGCCAGCGATTGGTCTGCTCGAACCGTAGATCACCGACCGTCGCCGTTCCCTTTTTTCCGACGCCTGCGTTCACGATCTCAATCGTATCCCCGCGCTGGAACAGATTCGAATACTGCGAGCGCACGATCAATGTCCTTTCATCGACGGCGTCCGCTATGAACTGCCCGTCGCTGTGGCAATTGATCGGATCGTCCTGTATCCAGTCGAAGCGGCTGTTCTCGACAGTGATCGGCCCCCGAGTCTGGCTTGCGACATGCATGCCGTCGAACGTCGATATCAGTCGTGTCGAACCCGGCAGCCGATCGACGGTACAATCCCGCACCGTGAGCCGCGCGCCCCTTGTCATGCCGAGGAAAAAATGCCCGGCATACGCGGTCACCGACTGCACCGTCACATCAGAGCACTGAC
It contains:
- a CDS encoding glycosyl hydrolase family 28-related protein; the protein is MRVFLVLLTAFTMYAQVKTFSVADFGARGDGIADDGPAIAKAMQAAQAYGKGAVIRFGTGVYRTGKTAISRGYDESPSTRPASFYVRGVTNFTILGEHAKVIETEPGMGVFYFEECSNIALAGLTVDYDPLPFTQGTIVGWNADDATFDLTVDAGFPLPNFPQFTNATVKRGQVIFDTNGTYIQSRIPHFFVNKEWQHVSGNIWRATLGGPWYDKNRNTDANPLRSPLLTTGARFWFMTKTFSSVMTFHDCYDVRAENMIVHAGSFFLGMKR
- a CDS encoding glycosyl hydrolase family 28-related protein, translated to MMISLRILVLVLAASFACGQMTFSVRDYGAKGNGKTDDGPSIAKAFDAARGNTSVIAFEKGVYRIAETLSPPPRGRSPLQRFSFFLSGMTNCTVRGNGAKLVVTDPQMGVFRFEDCSNVTVKDLVIDYDPLPYTQGTIVDISKEQATFDLEVDDGYRTPDELTNSLSKGTGSVIIHPDGRFVGGQIGRFRCRAWSNISGRVWRGYLGAGTWWNANQVDNPLNNPLLAKGGRFWYMAASWGSIFEFRQCSDVTVQSVTAYAGHFFLGMTRGARLTVRDCTVDRLPGSTRLISTFDGMHVASQTRGPITVENSRFDWIQDDPINCHSDGQFIADAVDERTLIVRSQYSNLFQRGDTIEIVNAGVGKKGTATVGDLRFEQTNRWPPLIYTLHLERGVSGIIAQSKETNVSKADFIYNLSACGSPLIVRSNYIAHSFRTLPHTEGAVIEWNTYVSNQSSYAVTMHTDKPQAYPVLEGPQSRNIVIRNNTFIGSMIALASWTEGYDVHDIIVTNNVFSGSAQTVFRCSRGKYLLFADNRIVVPSGGAAGGPYSFLTFNGGSVVVVSNVTVKGSNASLASVIRLTNMGDTDIVINGIRLDDASVPVIENR